The following coding sequences are from one Arachis hypogaea cultivar Tifrunner chromosome 7, arahy.Tifrunner.gnm2.J5K5, whole genome shotgun sequence window:
- the LOC112701614 gene encoding F-box/LRR-repeat protein At4g14103-like, giving the protein MDRKRQKSNEGKDIMSNLPEQIISQILSCLPIRDAVRTSVLSKTWIGRWTCVTKLELDDHIFYRGKKKTGKQHFIDFVNRSLLLTESSSVQSLILVIFNKYDPSVVNTWMANILGRRVKKLDLRLDHDLNLSALSSHHLFMKNEYYIEELVLNMSRCEIRIPTPPSYGYFLFINLKFLDLSGIIFTYHLKDVRLSCPVLKELETKNCYWLKLKCVTFEVPLLERFSVEHGSSKAVSGEESLNNFAAMIKICSSRLTEFTWGGYMLEDLVFGDPSSAKGATANIILRRPKNVTLQETQIRISRLFKQFTQVKCLNLVGTQVLAECKVSLTTLPWMKMLTHLELDLVNGETLLGLLHMSPVIKTLEFKGISMFEKEILNSAAVPKCLVSTVEVVKFGRIHGSEHELCLAKFIVENALVLKRMSFSYYGWQRESKAIEDFKEKLFTFKKGFKCAIIDFHHAGYY; this is encoded by the exons ATGGATCGCAAAAGGCAAAAATCAAACGAAGGCAAAGACATAATGAGCAACCTACCCGAACAAATCATAAGCCAAATACTCTCTTGTCTCCCAATCAGAGACGCTGTCCGTACAAGCGTGTTATCCAAGACATGGATAGGCCGCTGGACATGTGTCACCAAGCTAGAATTGGATGACCACATTTTCTATCGCGGCAAGAAGAAGACAGGAAAACAACACTTCATAGACTTCGTGAACAGATCTCTCCTCCTCACTGAAAGTTCAAGTGTCCAGAGTTTGATTCTTGTTATTTTCAACAAATACGATCCATCCGTTGTGAACACATGGATGGCAAATATCTTGGGTAGACGTGTCAAGAAACTTGATCTTCGTTTAGATCATGATCTTAACTTATCAGCTCTTTCTTCTCATCATCTCTTTATGAAAAATGAATATTATATCGAAGAATTGGTCTTGAACATGAGTCGTTGTGAAATTCGAATTCCGACGCCGCCGTCATATGGTTATTTCCTATTCATCAACCTAAAATTCTTGGACCTGTCTGGAATTATATTTACTTATCACTTGAAAGATGTGAGACTTAGTTGCCCTGTGCTCAAAGAGCTGGAGACAAAAAATTGCTACTGGCTAAAGTTAAAATGTGTGACTTTCGAAGTACCTTTGCTTGAAAGGTTTTCCGTTGAACACGGCAGCAGCAAAGCTGTATCTGGCGAGGAGTCGCTTAATAATTTTGCTGCTATGATCAAGATTTGTTCTTCGCGTCTAACCGAATTCACATGGGGTGGTTATATGTTAGAAGATCTCGTTTTTGGTGATCCATCATCAGCCAAAGGTGCTACTGCAAATATCATTTTACGGAGACCTAAAAATGTGACTCTACAAGAAACACAGATTCGTATTTCTAGGCTTTTTAAACAATTCACTCAAGTAAAATGCCTCAACCTTGTGGGCACACAG GTTCTGGCAGAATGCAAAGTTTCTTTGACTACTTTGCCATGGATGAAAATGTTGACCCATCTTGAGCTTGACTTGGTTAATGGTGAAACTCTGTTGGGCTTACTTCATATGTCTCCAGTTATCAAGACCCTTGAATTTAAG GGAATATCTATGTTTGAGAAAGAGATATTGAATTCTGCTGCCGTGCCCAAATGCTTGGTGTCCACCGTAGAAGTGGTGAAATTTGGAAGAATTCATGGAAGTGAGCATGAGCTTTGTTTGGCTAAATTTATTGTGGAAAATGCTTTAGTACTAAAGAGGATGAGCTTCTCCTATTATGGTTGGCAAAGAGAATCGAAGGCTATTGAAGACTTCAAAGAAAAACTATTCACTTTTAAAAAAGGTTTCAAGTGTGCGATTATCGATTTTCATCATGCTGGTTACTACTAG